One window of Chryseobacterium sp. JJR-5R genomic DNA carries:
- a CDS encoding Lrp/AsnC ligand binding domain-containing protein produces the protein MKNSDDTSYQLDSIDKEIIYMLMDNAKTSLAHISKNIGISTTAVHQRIKKLEHAGVIENSISFLNPKKIGYKVISYIGVFLDKPSHYPDMVKSLKDINEVVEAHYTTGNYTIFLKVLCKDNDHLMQILSKLQKLKGVTRTETFISLEQGIYRQLKV, from the coding sequence ATGAAAAATTCAGATGACACAAGCTATCAGCTAGACTCCATTGACAAGGAAATTATTTACATGCTGATGGATAATGCCAAAACATCTTTAGCCCATATCTCTAAAAATATCGGAATATCCACCACTGCAGTGCATCAGAGAATTAAAAAGCTTGAACACGCAGGAGTCATTGAAAATTCAATTTCATTTCTGAACCCCAAAAAAATAGGATATAAAGTTATTTCTTACATAGGTGTTTTCCTTGATAAGCCAAGTCATTACCCGGATATGGTAAAATCTCTAAAAGACATTAATGAAGTAGTGGAAGCACATTATACCACAGGAAATTATACCATTTTTTTAAAAGTACTCTGTAAAGACAATGATCACCTGATGCAGATCCTGAGTAAACTTCAGAAGCTGAAAGGCGTGACCAGAACGGAAACTTTCATATCTTTGGAACAGGGAATTTACAGACAACTGAAAGTATAA
- the dusB gene encoding tRNA dihydrouridine synthase DusB, with translation MIKIGNIELPEFPLLLAPMEDVSDPPFRRLCKMHGADMMYSEFISSEGLIRDAMKSRKKLDIFDYERPVGIQIFGGDEEAMAMSARIVETVNPDLVDINFGCPVKKVVCKGAGAGVLKDIDLMVRLTKAVVSSTSLPVTVKTRLGWDSTSINIDEVAERLQETGIKALTIHARTRAQMYKGEADWEHISRIKQNPNIEIPIFGNGDIDSPEKALEYKQKYACDGIMIGRAAIGYPWIFNEIKHFFKTGGHLPAPKIEDRLLAVRQHAEWSAEWKGEKLGLIEMRQHYSNYFRGVPHFKDFRKKFLEVFTLEEMDALINETQAFYSDYLARQEA, from the coding sequence ATGATAAAAATTGGCAATATAGAACTGCCGGAATTTCCGCTTTTACTGGCACCAATGGAAGATGTAAGTGATCCGCCGTTCAGGAGATTATGTAAAATGCATGGTGCAGATATGATGTATTCGGAGTTTATCTCTTCCGAAGGCCTGATTCGTGATGCCATGAAAAGCAGGAAAAAACTTGATATTTTTGATTATGAAAGGCCTGTAGGCATCCAGATTTTCGGAGGTGACGAGGAAGCCATGGCTATGTCCGCAAGAATTGTGGAAACCGTGAATCCTGACCTTGTTGATATCAACTTCGGATGCCCTGTAAAAAAAGTGGTCTGCAAAGGCGCCGGCGCCGGAGTACTGAAAGATATTGATTTAATGGTCCGTCTGACAAAAGCAGTGGTAAGCTCAACGAGCCTGCCGGTAACCGTAAAAACCCGTCTGGGCTGGGACAGCACTTCCATCAACATTGATGAAGTGGCGGAACGTCTCCAGGAAACGGGAATCAAAGCACTGACCATCCATGCGAGAACCCGTGCCCAGATGTACAAAGGGGAAGCTGACTGGGAACATATTTCAAGGATTAAGCAGAACCCAAATATTGAAATTCCGATTTTCGGAAACGGCGATATCGATTCTCCTGAAAAAGCATTGGAATACAAACAGAAATACGCCTGTGACGGTATTATGATCGGGCGCGCTGCTATCGGTTATCCGTGGATTTTTAACGAGATTAAGCATTTCTTTAAAACAGGTGGGCACCTGCCTGCGCCAAAAATTGAAGACCGCCTTCTGGCCGTAAGGCAACATGCAGAATGGAGCGCGGAATGGAAAGGCGAAAAATTAGGCCTGATTGAAATGAGGCAGCATTACAGCAATTATTTCCGTGGGGTACCACACTTTAAAGATTTCAGGAAAAAATTCCTGGAGGTTTTTACTTTAGAGGAAATGGATGCCTTAATCAATGAAACCCAGGCGTTTTATTCAGATTATTTAGCCCGGCAAGAGGCATAA
- a CDS encoding glycoside hydrolase family 25 protein: MPQKKYSRKTARKIHQNRRKTYFFRRSVILAVLMVALIGTGLYLKQSVSYYYALYFNQFTHKKLSNSENETLRIQKILSGNLDKAYGFDISHYQNTEDISWDSLSIGNKTIPLEFVIMRATMGNRNADKHFSEFWQQAKKHELIRGAYHFYRADEDPVIQANNFLENVKLESGDLPPILDIEKVPKRKTNQKLIEDLKIWCRIIEETYGKKPVIYTYYHYYKDFLKGEFDDYPLWLANYNDVPAPSPEDSWKFWQFTENGIVHGINTKVDLDVYNGSAWSLHRLTLD; this comes from the coding sequence ATGCCGCAGAAAAAGTACAGCAGGAAAACCGCCAGAAAGATTCATCAGAACCGCCGGAAAACTTACTTTTTCCGACGCAGCGTGATACTGGCTGTTCTTATGGTTGCACTCATCGGCACCGGGTTGTATCTGAAGCAGTCCGTAAGCTATTATTACGCACTGTACTTTAATCAATTCACCCACAAAAAGCTCAGCAACAGCGAGAATGAAACCCTAAGGATCCAGAAAATCCTGTCAGGCAACCTCGATAAAGCATACGGCTTTGATATTTCCCACTATCAGAATACGGAAGACATCAGCTGGGACAGCCTGAGCATAGGAAACAAAACCATTCCCCTGGAATTTGTCATCATGCGTGCCACAATGGGAAACCGGAATGCCGACAAACATTTCAGCGAATTCTGGCAACAGGCGAAAAAGCATGAGCTGATCCGCGGTGCCTATCATTTCTACCGGGCTGACGAAGATCCCGTTATCCAGGCCAATAATTTTCTGGAAAACGTAAAACTGGAAAGCGGAGACCTGCCTCCGATTCTGGATATTGAAAAAGTGCCGAAACGGAAAACTAATCAGAAATTAATTGAAGACCTGAAAATCTGGTGCCGTATAATAGAAGAAACCTATGGCAAAAAGCCGGTTATCTACACCTACTACCATTACTACAAAGATTTCCTGAAAGGCGAATTTGATGATTACCCGCTCTGGCTGGCCAATTATAATGATGTGCCGGCTCCTTCCCCCGAGGACAGCTGGAAATTCTGGCAGTTTACAGAAAACGGAATCGTTCACGGAATCAATACCAAAGTTGACCTGGATGTCTATAACGGGAGTGCATGGTCTTTACACAGGCTCACGCTGGATTAA
- a CDS encoding endonuclease, with protein sequence MELFSFYNVENLFLPDPKPKHKSDPTYSGLRNWDERKYQNKLSRIAHVFQLIKEDNGMLPFMIGLSEVSGKKVLEDLVQRKPFNSEYGIVHYSSRDRRNVDVALLYDRNKIEIIHSEAITFLFGAEDKSIQNHETTRDVLYSKVKYKEKEIDIFIAHLPSQREKDMNAPKRAFILTELRKRILKIMDNDEISVILCGDFNENPDDENVKKILYDDLNNRVLENPFQQLFSEKKYSAFHYRSGLLFDQIMLSKSFFNNVKTLSFQDAEVFSSGKISSRDRKFEGRPFRTYSGTRYLGGYSDHFPVFVRFRNL encoded by the coding sequence ATGGAGCTATTCAGTTTTTACAATGTTGAAAATTTATTTTTACCAGATCCCAAACCGAAACATAAATCAGATCCGACCTATTCGGGTTTGAGAAATTGGGATGAAAGAAAATATCAGAATAAACTTTCCAGGATAGCACATGTTTTTCAGTTAATAAAAGAAGATAATGGGATGCTGCCGTTCATGATAGGGCTTTCCGAAGTTTCCGGAAAGAAAGTACTGGAAGATCTTGTGCAGCGGAAACCTTTCAATTCTGAATACGGAATCGTACATTACAGCTCCCGGGATCGAAGGAATGTAGATGTGGCATTGCTGTATGACAGGAATAAGATTGAGATCATTCATTCAGAAGCCATTACCTTTTTATTTGGAGCTGAGGACAAAAGCATACAAAACCATGAAACGACCAGAGATGTACTTTACTCAAAAGTAAAATATAAAGAAAAGGAAATTGATATTTTTATTGCGCACCTTCCTTCTCAGCGCGAAAAAGATATGAATGCTCCCAAAAGAGCCTTTATACTTACTGAATTGCGGAAAAGGATTTTGAAGATCATGGACAATGATGAGATAAGTGTAATTCTGTGTGGTGATTTCAATGAAAATCCGGATGATGAAAATGTAAAGAAAATACTCTATGATGACCTGAATAACAGGGTTTTGGAGAATCCTTTCCAGCAGCTGTTTTCAGAAAAGAAATATTCTGCTTTTCATTACAGGTCCGGACTGCTCTTTGACCAGATTATGTTGTCAAAGTCATTTTTCAATAATGTTAAAACACTTTCTTTTCAGGATGCTGAAGTGTTCAGCTCCGGAAAAATCAGCAGCAGGGACAGGAAATTTGAAGGTCGGCCTTTCCGGACGTATTCAGGCACACGGTACCTGGGAGGCTATAGTGATCATTTTCCGGTTTTTGTGAGATTCAGAAACTTATAA
- a CDS encoding ABC-F family ATP-binding cassette domain-containing protein, whose amino-acid sequence MNYVSAENLTKSYGIKVLFKNISFHVNEGDKIAIVAKNGSGKSTLLKILMGKEIADSGTVTINKDIQVVLFDQEIDFESDLTIEEFMMTLDSAPIRALKNYHKSLLSDDHDFMEQALAEMEIHKAWDLENEMTQILSQLKITDLDAKMGMLSGGQIKRVALAKLLTETRAEHRHTLLIMDEPTNHLDVEMVEWLENYLNKAKITLLLVTHDRYFLDAVCGIIWEMEDQNLYFHNGSYATYLENKMIREDNMNSTIDKANNLYRKELEWMRRQPKARTTKSKSRQEDFYETEKIAKTDTRKESLELDFEMKRLGNKILELKDISKSYGDKLLLKDFSYSFQRGEKVGIVGKNGAGKSTLLNIIQGFEPKDSGEIETGETIKFGYFSQKGLKYKEDERVIDFIKEISENFPLANGRTISASQFLRLFLFDDQTQYSPISKLSGGEKRRLHLMYILYQNPNFLIFDEPTNDLDLPTLTVLENFLLNFQGSLIIVSHDRYFMDRIVDHILAFEGEGKIKDFVGNFSEYRENLKLEEKNPKPAAVQKAEIPVAVTDAPIAKLQDPKKKLSFKEQRELETIEKQIPEFEEKRAAILEQLNNETDYDKISKLSAELETLSGTLENHELRWLELQELMG is encoded by the coding sequence ATGAATTACGTTTCTGCAGAAAATCTCACCAAATCTTACGGCATCAAAGTTTTGTTTAAAAATATTTCCTTTCATGTGAATGAAGGCGATAAAATTGCCATCGTTGCCAAAAACGGGAGCGGAAAATCTACGCTCCTGAAAATTTTAATGGGAAAAGAAATTGCAGACAGCGGAACCGTGACTATCAATAAAGATATTCAGGTGGTATTATTCGATCAGGAAATTGATTTTGAATCTGACCTGACCATTGAAGAATTTATGATGACTTTAGATTCTGCCCCGATCAGGGCACTGAAAAACTATCATAAATCCCTGTTGTCAGACGATCATGATTTTATGGAACAGGCTTTGGCTGAAATGGAAATTCATAAAGCATGGGATCTTGAAAACGAGATGACCCAAATACTCTCTCAGCTGAAAATTACAGATCTTGATGCGAAAATGGGAATGCTTTCCGGCGGACAGATCAAACGTGTAGCCCTGGCAAAACTGCTAACGGAAACCAGAGCGGAACACCGCCACACTTTGCTCATTATGGATGAGCCTACCAACCACCTTGATGTGGAAATGGTAGAATGGCTTGAAAATTATCTGAATAAAGCTAAAATCACACTTCTTCTTGTAACACACGACCGTTATTTCCTGGATGCAGTTTGTGGAATTATATGGGAGATGGAAGATCAGAACCTGTATTTTCATAACGGGTCTTACGCAACGTATCTTGAAAACAAGATGATCCGTGAAGACAATATGAATTCGACGATCGATAAAGCCAACAACCTCTACAGAAAGGAACTGGAATGGATGCGGAGACAGCCCAAGGCAAGGACCACCAAATCAAAATCCAGGCAGGAGGACTTTTACGAAACTGAAAAAATAGCCAAAACCGACACCCGGAAAGAATCTCTTGAGCTTGATTTTGAAATGAAGAGGCTGGGCAACAAAATTCTTGAGCTGAAAGACATTTCTAAAAGTTATGGAGATAAATTATTGCTTAAAGATTTCAGTTATTCATTTCAACGGGGTGAGAAAGTAGGCATTGTAGGGAAAAACGGGGCAGGAAAATCAACTTTACTGAATATCATTCAAGGATTTGAACCGAAAGATTCCGGAGAAATTGAAACGGGAGAAACCATCAAATTCGGGTATTTTTCTCAGAAAGGACTTAAATACAAGGAAGATGAAAGAGTAATTGATTTCATCAAAGAAATTTCTGAAAACTTCCCTCTGGCCAACGGCAGAACCATTTCTGCATCACAGTTTTTAAGGTTATTCTTATTCGACGACCAAACGCAGTATTCTCCGATTTCTAAACTTTCGGGTGGCGAAAAAAGAAGGCTGCATCTGATGTACATCTTATACCAGAACCCAAACTTTCTGATTTTTGATGAGCCTACGAATGATTTGGACCTTCCGACATTGACGGTTCTGGAAAATTTTTTACTGAACTTTCAAGGAAGCCTGATTATCGTATCCCACGACAGGTATTTTATGGACCGGATTGTTGATCATATTCTGGCATTTGAAGGCGAAGGGAAAATCAAAGATTTTGTAGGGAATTTTTCGGAATACCGCGAAAATCTGAAGCTGGAAGAAAAGAATCCAAAACCTGCAGCCGTGCAAAAAGCTGAAATACCTGTTGCTGTTACTGATGCACCCATCGCAAAGCTACAGGATCCAAAGAAAAAGCTTTCTTTCAAGGAACAGCGTGAACTGGAAACGATTGAAAAACAAATCCCTGAATTTGAAGAAAAAAGAGCAGCCATATTAGAGCAGCTGAACAATGAAACTGATTACGATAAAATTTCAAAACTTTCTGCAGAACTTGAAACGCTTTCCGGAACACTGGAAAACCATGAGCTGAGATGGCTGGAGCTGCAGGAACTTATGGGATAA
- a CDS encoding NAD(P)/FAD-dependent oxidoreductase codes for METREKIIIIGGGFAGLQLAKSLNNKNKKVLVLDRVNHHMFQPLFYQVACGRIEPSNISFPFRKIFQRSRNTQFRLTEVRSIDTAGNKVITDEAEFSYDKLIIATGCKTNFFGNKDLESRAFAMKNTQEAISIRNHVLMTFEKLIIEKSRSDDGNWNIVIVGSGPTGVELAGAFSEMKKEILPRDYPYMNFEHLQIILISSTEKPLAVMSKESQEKSEQYLKDLGVVFLSQEYVTDYDGDKVFMKSGKTIPSNNVIWAAGVTGNVVEGFPQEKLIRNRYITDRYNRVKGYDNVFAIGDIAYMETPKYPQGHPQVANVAINQAKKLGKNILKKSSDSWEEYEYEDRGSLATIGKHRAVVDLPFVKFQGLFAWYFWMFLHLMLILSVRNKLAVFFNWMWSYFNKDSSLRLIILPNKKNETLQ; via the coding sequence ATGGAAACACGCGAAAAGATCATCATTATAGGAGGAGGTTTTGCGGGGCTGCAGCTTGCGAAATCACTGAATAATAAAAACAAGAAAGTACTTGTTTTAGACCGGGTAAACCATCATATGTTTCAGCCTCTTTTCTATCAGGTAGCGTGCGGAAGGATTGAGCCTTCCAATATTTCTTTTCCGTTCAGGAAAATTTTTCAGCGTTCCCGGAATACCCAGTTCCGCCTTACGGAAGTGAGATCCATTGATACGGCCGGTAATAAAGTAATCACAGATGAGGCAGAATTCAGTTATGACAAGCTGATCATCGCCACCGGATGTAAAACCAATTTCTTCGGAAACAAAGATCTTGAAAGCCGTGCTTTCGCAATGAAGAATACACAGGAAGCCATCAGCATCAGAAACCATGTCCTGATGACCTTTGAAAAGCTTATTATTGAGAAAAGCAGGAGTGACGACGGCAACTGGAATATCGTAATCGTAGGAAGCGGACCGACAGGCGTAGAACTGGCAGGGGCTTTTTCTGAAATGAAAAAAGAAATCCTTCCGAGAGATTACCCCTACATGAATTTTGAGCATCTTCAGATTATTCTCATAAGCTCTACAGAAAAGCCGCTGGCCGTAATGAGCAAGGAATCCCAGGAAAAATCTGAGCAGTACCTGAAAGATTTAGGCGTTGTTTTCCTCAGTCAGGAATATGTAACGGATTATGACGGCGATAAGGTATTTATGAAGAGCGGAAAAACCATCCCTTCCAACAATGTAATCTGGGCAGCCGGAGTAACGGGGAATGTGGTAGAGGGATTTCCTCAGGAAAAGCTGATCAGGAACAGGTACATAACAGACCGGTACAACAGGGTAAAAGGCTATGACAATGTTTTTGCCATCGGGGATATTGCCTATATGGAAACCCCTAAATATCCGCAGGGGCATCCGCAGGTGGCCAATGTAGCCATCAACCAGGCGAAAAAATTAGGTAAAAATATTTTAAAGAAAAGCAGCGATAGCTGGGAGGAATATGAATATGAAGACAGGGGTTCCCTGGCAACCATCGGTAAGCACAGGGCGGTAGTAGATTTACCATTTGTTAAATTCCAGGGGCTTTTTGCATGGTATTTCTGGATGTTCCTCCACTTAATGCTGATCTTAAGTGTAAGAAATAAGCTGGCTGTCTTTTTTAACTGGATGTGGAGCTATTTCAATAAAGATTCCTCTCTGCGGTTAATTATTTTGCCTAATAAGAAAAACGAAACATTACAATGA
- the deoC gene encoding deoxyribose-phosphate aldolase translates to MNIAQYLDSTYLKTPQQSGLSNQETLQKNKELAQEAIDNGILAVMIRPDYVAEIKEYIREKNADVIVGTVIGFHEGTYSVEDKLAEASGAIADGADELDFVINYPAYLNGDLHTVKEEFIQCTQLCIQHHKVAKWIIEIAALTDEQIADLTRNISDWAEADFNENDLPEIFIKSSTGFYETEGGKPNGATFEGIKIMLDHAGKLSVKAAGGVRTPEDAEKMISMGVKRIGTSSALALIKDQSGTEGY, encoded by the coding sequence ATGAACATTGCTCAGTATTTAGATTCAACCTATTTGAAAACACCTCAACAGTCGGGGCTTTCAAATCAGGAAACACTACAGAAAAATAAAGAATTAGCACAGGAAGCTATTGATAACGGAATTCTTGCCGTAATGATCCGTCCGGATTACGTGGCTGAAATTAAAGAATATATCCGTGAGAAAAATGCTGACGTTATCGTAGGAACGGTGATCGGTTTTCATGAAGGAACCTATTCTGTGGAGGACAAACTTGCAGAAGCTTCCGGAGCCATTGCCGACGGCGCAGATGAACTGGACTTTGTCATCAATTATCCGGCTTATCTTAACGGGGACCTGCATACGGTAAAAGAAGAATTTATACAGTGCACGCAACTATGTATACAGCATCATAAAGTGGCCAAATGGATCATTGAGATCGCTGCACTTACAGATGAACAGATCGCTGACCTCACCCGGAATATTTCAGATTGGGCAGAGGCAGACTTCAATGAAAATGACCTGCCGGAAATTTTCATAAAATCCTCAACGGGCTTTTATGAAACAGAGGGCGGCAAGCCGAACGGAGCAACATTTGAAGGCATAAAAATTATGCTTGACCACGCCGGAAAACTTTCTGTAAAAGCAGCAGGAGGCGTAAGAACGCCTGAAGATGCAGAAAAAATGATCAGTATGGGCGTGAAAAGGATAGGGACTTCCTCCGCACTGGCTCTCATAAAAGATCAGTCCGGAACGGAAGGGTATTGA
- a CDS encoding Gfo/Idh/MocA family oxidoreductase yields the protein MQLIKTGLCAFGMSGKIFHAPFLKEHPGFFLSSIVERSREDSKEKYPDAVIYRSVEDMLENADIDLVVVNTPVQTHFQYTRMALEAGKNVIVEKPFTVNVSEAEELVQLAEEKGLFLSVYQNRRFDRDYLQVQKIMSEGYLGMLKEAEIRFDRFRTEPSGKDHKENPEAAGSGSLHDLGSHLVDQAVQYFGFPEKLFADVFSMKGQEFANDYFEIILYYPDSLRVRLKSSVFTKEAHYAYAVHGEKGSFLQERTDNQENELVSGTVPVYGQDWTLPLKETDGVLNFLNDQKETERMLTASEPGNYMNYYQQVYEFMVFGYALPSPAEEIIKNMRIIDAAMESARQGRIIEFPEL from the coding sequence ATGCAACTGATCAAAACAGGGCTTTGCGCCTTTGGCATGAGCGGAAAGATTTTTCACGCTCCATTCCTGAAAGAACATCCGGGATTTTTTTTATCATCCATTGTGGAAAGAAGCAGGGAGGATTCTAAAGAAAAATATCCGGATGCAGTTATTTACCGCTCGGTAGAAGATATGCTGGAAAATGCAGATATCGACCTGGTGGTAGTCAATACACCGGTTCAGACCCATTTCCAGTATACCAGAATGGCACTTGAAGCCGGAAAGAATGTTATTGTTGAAAAACCTTTTACCGTCAATGTATCCGAAGCGGAAGAACTGGTACAGCTTGCCGAAGAAAAAGGGCTGTTCCTCAGTGTTTACCAAAACAGGAGGTTTGACCGGGATTATCTGCAGGTCCAGAAAATCATGAGCGAAGGCTATCTGGGCATGCTTAAGGAAGCGGAAATCCGTTTTGACAGGTTCCGGACAGAGCCCAGCGGAAAAGACCATAAAGAAAATCCTGAAGCCGCAGGCTCAGGGTCTCTGCATGACCTGGGTTCGCATCTGGTAGACCAGGCGGTACAGTACTTCGGGTTTCCGGAAAAACTTTTTGCCGATGTATTTTCCATGAAGGGACAGGAATTTGCCAATGACTATTTTGAAATTATTTTATATTATCCCGACAGCCTCAGGGTACGCTTAAAATCTTCTGTTTTTACCAAAGAGGCACATTACGCATATGCTGTTCACGGGGAAAAGGGAAGCTTCCTTCAGGAAAGGACAGATAATCAGGAAAACGAACTGGTTTCCGGCACTGTTCCTGTATACGGTCAGGACTGGACTTTGCCGTTAAAAGAAACAGATGGGGTCCTTAATTTTCTAAACGATCAGAAAGAAACAGAACGCATGCTTACTGCAAGCGAGCCCGGAAATTATATGAACTATTATCAGCAGGTGTACGAATTTATGGTCTTCGGATATGCACTGCCTTCTCCCGCAGAAGAAATCATCAAAAATATGAGGATTATTGATGCGGCCATGGAAAGTGCAAGACAAGGACGGATCATTGAGTTTCCTGAACTGTAA
- a CDS encoding 8-amino-7-oxononanoate synthase: protein MIGNHNIMLSEEYFKVLDASGPQNMECYFMAFFRDGQLVGGALFQYLNFISHQTFQKNEALYNIRNFFARLFSKDLMILGNNMLTGQNGFYFDASVMAVEEIMPLLHKAVLKMQKEIRKTSLIIYKDYQPNSVAYFQGKNYRKYLRFSVQPNMMLKLRESWTGFEDYMDSFSKKYRARARSAKKKMSGIEKAELTLNQIKVYRKQIHLLYQNVAENASFNTFFLGEGHFESMKENLEENFRFFGYFSGEKLIGFYTLILNNDDIDTYFLGYDKNCQKENQLYLNMLLDMVEFGISNRFSRIIFGRTALEIKSTIGAEPTEIFGLMRHRNPLINYFMKHIFSSVAPTTEWIQRKPFK, encoded by the coding sequence GTGATAGGAAACCATAACATTATGCTTTCCGAAGAATACTTTAAGGTTTTAGATGCTTCCGGCCCTCAAAACATGGAATGTTATTTCATGGCTTTTTTCCGGGACGGACAGCTTGTGGGCGGAGCCTTATTTCAATACCTGAATTTTATCAGTCACCAGACTTTTCAGAAAAACGAAGCATTATATAATATCAGGAATTTCTTTGCGCGCCTGTTCAGTAAAGATCTGATGATTTTAGGGAATAACATGCTGACGGGACAGAACGGGTTTTATTTTGATGCTTCCGTGATGGCGGTAGAAGAAATTATGCCCCTCCTCCATAAAGCCGTGTTGAAAATGCAGAAGGAAATCAGGAAAACTTCTCTGATTATCTATAAAGATTACCAACCGAATTCTGTGGCGTATTTTCAGGGTAAGAATTACAGAAAATACCTTAGGTTTTCTGTACAGCCGAATATGATGCTTAAGCTTAGGGAAAGCTGGACGGGCTTTGAGGATTATATGGACAGTTTTTCTAAAAAATACAGGGCCAGGGCCAGGTCGGCGAAGAAAAAGATGTCCGGTATTGAGAAAGCTGAATTAACTCTTAACCAAATAAAGGTTTACCGGAAACAGATCCATCTTCTGTATCAGAATGTGGCTGAAAACGCATCCTTCAATACGTTTTTCTTAGGAGAAGGCCATTTTGAAAGCATGAAGGAGAACCTGGAGGAGAACTTCAGGTTCTTCGGATACTTTTCAGGTGAAAAGCTGATTGGCTTTTATACATTGATCTTAAATAATGATGATATTGATACCTATTTTTTAGGCTATGACAAAAACTGCCAGAAGGAAAATCAGCTGTATCTGAATATGCTTCTGGATATGGTGGAATTCGGCATCAGCAACCGCTTTTCAAGGATCATTTTCGGAAGGACCGCTTTGGAAATCAAATCAACGATCGGAGCGGAACCCACTGAAATTTTCGGACTGATGAGACACCGCAATCCCCTGATCAATTATTTTATGAAGCATATATTCTCCTCTGTCGCTCCTACAACAGAGTGGATTCAGAGAAAACCTTTTAAATAA
- the trmD gene encoding tRNA (guanosine(37)-N1)-methyltransferase TrmD → MRIDIISVLPELMESPFRTSILKRAMDKGLAEVHFHQLRDWAVNKHRQIDDEPYGGGAGMVMMVEPIDKCITGLKSQREYDEVIYLTPDGVTLNQKIANTLSIKNNLIFLCGHYKGIDQRVRDLHITREISIGDYVLTGGELAACVLADSVIRLLPGVLNDEQSALTDSFQDDLLSPPIFTRPEVYKGLEVPRILLSGNFPKIEEWRHDEAVRITQEKRPDLL, encoded by the coding sequence ATGAGAATTGATATTATAAGTGTGCTTCCCGAGCTTATGGAGAGCCCGTTCAGGACTTCTATTTTAAAAAGAGCCATGGATAAGGGACTGGCAGAAGTGCATTTTCACCAGCTTAGGGATTGGGCAGTCAACAAACACAGGCAGATTGATGATGAGCCTTACGGCGGCGGGGCCGGAATGGTAATGATGGTAGAGCCCATAGATAAATGCATTACCGGGCTGAAATCCCAAAGGGAATATGACGAGGTTATTTATCTGACACCGGATGGCGTAACCTTAAATCAAAAGATAGCCAATACGCTTTCCATCAAAAATAATCTGATCTTCCTCTGCGGACATTATAAAGGGATTGACCAGCGTGTGAGGGACCTGCATATTACCAGGGAAATTTCCATCGGGGATTATGTTCTTACCGGAGGTGAACTGGCGGCATGTGTATTGGCAGATTCTGTAATCCGGCTGCTTCCCGGCGTTCTGAATGATGAGCAGAGCGCTTTAACAGACAGTTTCCAGGATGACCTTCTTTCACCACCGATTTTTACCCGGCCGGAAGTATACAAGGGACTTGAAGTTCCCAGAATTCTTTTAAGCGGAAACTTCCCGAAAATAGAGGAATGGCGTCATGATGAAGCCGTCAGGATTACTCAGGAAAAGCGTCCTGATCTCCTGTAG